In Methanoregula formicica SMSP, the DNA window CCAATGCCATTGAGGAGGTCGACTGCCGAGATGATCCCGCCCTTCATCCCGTATTTCTTCTCGAACGGGGGGAAGGCCGGTTTGTGACCGCCGCTCCATGGCCAGATCTGGGTTGCCGGGCGTTTGCCCGCAGCACTACGTGCCTGGTTCACCGGATGATCGGCAAACACTGCACGGCTCTTCTCCATACACTGCAGGAGAAGCTCCGCGTCCTTTCCCTTCGGCAGATAGGGTCCGATGCCCTGTCCCACGATATCGTGCGGGGGCGTTGTTGTCGATCCGTTCCCACCAGAGACTACCAGAAGGTTCCGGTAACTAACACCGGCCCGGACCATGACCCCGGGGATCTCCGGCCCGAGCGCTGCAAAGAGGTCTTTTCCCTCGCTGCTTGAGATGTGGCCTGCCGAGAAATCAGCCATCGTCTCCTGCTCCACGGTCACGAGGTTGCACCGGTACGCAACATCCTCCGGTGCAAGCTCAACACCCATGCTCAGTGCTTCGAGCGGGCCGCGGCCGGTATAGTAATTTTCAGGCGCATACCCGAGCACGGCCATGTTGGCAATGTCGCTGCCGGCCTCAAAGCCGTACGGGATCGTATGGAGCATCCCGCAGGCGCCTTCACGGGCCATCCGGTCCATGTTCGGGGTCTTTGCGTACTCCAGAGGGGTCTTATTGCCAAGCTTCGCAACCGGCTCGTCGGCCATGCCATCCCCCAGCACAACGATATACTTCATCTTACTGCCCCGTCACAGCAGCCTGTGCCGCTATCATGACACTTTCGCGGGAGCCCAGCTGCGGTTTCCAACCAAGGGCCTTGAGCTTCTCAATGGAGAGCTGCATCTTTGGCACATCGCCAACCCAGCCCAGTTCCCCTCCCGTGAAACAGTACTGCACGCCTGTCAGGCCCATCGCTTCCGTGACGATATCGGCAATAGCTACGACATCGATCCAGTCCTCGGAACCGATGTTGAAGGTGTTCACCGGATTGCGGGCATGGGCAATGGCAAACTCCATGGCGCGGATACATTCCGTGACTTCAAGGTACGACTTGGTCTGCTTGCCGTTCCCGAGGATCTCGAGCTCCTTTGGATTTCTTTTAAGTTTCCGGACAAAGTCCGTGATCACGCCGTGGCCGCTCCGCGAGCCGATGATATTGGCGAACCGGAACTGCCAGGAACGCATCGAGAACGAGTGGCAGTATGCCGAGATGAGCGACTCGCAGGCAAGCTTGCTTGCGCCATAGACCGAGACCGGTTCGAAGGGGGCGTAAGTCTCGGGTGTCGGGATGACCGATGCATTCCCGTACACGGTTGATGTGGAGGTGAAGACCAGTTCCGGCACGGAATGCATCCGCATTGCCTCGAGCACACGGTAGGTGGCGACGATATTGTTCTGGAAGGTCGGGTCCGGGGTCATCGCACTCTGGCGGACATCCGGATCAGCTGCAAGATGGTACACCCGGTCCGCTCCTGTGAGGGCGTCCTGCCAGCCGTCACCAAGAAGGTCTTTTTTAACCAGTTGTACGTTTCCCGAACGAAGATGGCCGGCAATCGTTTCCTCGCGCCCGGCAACAAGGGAATCAATCACCACAACGCGGTCACCCTGTGCCACGAGGGCATCCACCAGATGCGAGCCGATGAACCCGGCGCCACCTGTCACCACATCAAACATCAATACCTAATATGTCATCCATGCTATAGGATTACTGCTATGTTCATCGGGATCGATCACGGCACGAGCGCCATGCGGTTCGCCGGAGAGGGAAGGGAATTCAAGCTCTCTCGCGAGGCTGCAAAGGACTTTGTCATCGCCGACCTTGCCCGCATCTGCCCGCCCGAGGAGATCGAAGGTATTGCCGTCTCTTACTCGATGGGCGACAACTTCTCGAAGATCACACGGATCGACAAGGTACAGAACCGGGGGCTGGTCAGCCGCGAGGGGGCGGGCAAGCACATCGGCGGCGGTACGCGGGTCTTTGACGAGGTGGCGGCAAGCGGCATCCCGGCAATCGCCATCCCTGGCATTCACC includes these proteins:
- a CDS encoding NAD-dependent epimerase/dehydratase family protein; its protein translation is MFDVVTGGAGFIGSHLVDALVAQGDRVVVIDSLVAGREETIAGHLRSGNVQLVKKDLLGDGWQDALTGADRVYHLAADPDVRQSAMTPDPTFQNNIVATYRVLEAMRMHSVPELVFTSTSTVYGNASVIPTPETYAPFEPVSVYGASKLACESLISAYCHSFSMRSWQFRFANIIGSRSGHGVITDFVRKLKRNPKELEILGNGKQTKSYLEVTECIRAMEFAIAHARNPVNTFNIGSEDWIDVVAIADIVTEAMGLTGVQYCFTGGELGWVGDVPKMQLSIEKLKALGWKPQLGSRESVMIAAQAAVTGQ
- a CDS encoding cofactor-independent phosphoglycerate mutase translates to MKYIVVLGDGMADEPVAKLGNKTPLEYAKTPNMDRMAREGACGMLHTIPYGFEAGSDIANMAVLGYAPENYYTGRGPLEALSMGVELAPEDVAYRCNLVTVEQETMADFSAGHISSSEGKDLFAALGPEIPGVMVRAGVSYRNLLVVSGGNGSTTTPPHDIVGQGIGPYLPKGKDAELLLQCMEKSRAVFADHPVNQARSAAGKRPATQIWPWSGGHKPAFPPFEKKYGMKGGIISAVDLLNGIGRCAGMEIITVPGATGYLDTDYAAKARYALDAIQRLDFVYIHIEAPDEAGHLGSIEEKVKAIEKVDEVVGTILDGFDGVVAVLPDHPTPIRAKTHTRDPVPFVVRGKGTDTTTEYSEKAARSGGLGMKNAVDFLDFLFS